Genomic window (Dyadobacter fanqingshengii):
TCAGAACTAAAAAATACGCGGTTCGACACTTTCATGCGCTTTCCGGAAGCACATTGCAATGTTCCGTAAATTTTGAGCCTGGCATTGCCGCCGTATCTTACCAATTGATCGTCAATCAGTCGTTTCAACTCTCGGCTTGTTCCCATCGACGCGGGACCGAGCTCTGCATGTTTGATCATATGTTAGCTTAACGCATCGTGAAAAATGATCCCTAATGTGTAGCGGCTCCCGGATTGAACCTCGCTCACCCCATGCTTCATATTGACCCGGTAATAGCCTTTCGTTCCTTTTACCGGTTTGAAATTGGTTGTGAAAAGCAGGATATCGCCTTTTTTTGGTTTTAAGACAATGGCTTTTGATTGCGCACGGGGCGTTTGCTGGGTAAGGACAAATTCGCCTCCTTCATAATCTGTACCGGGTTCGCTCAGGAAAATGACGAGTTGGATTGGGAAGAAAATGTCGCCATACAAATCCTTATGCAATGTATTATGGCCGCCTTCACCATATTTAAGGATCAGAACCGTGGTTTTGGTTTGATGCTTCTCATGACATTGTGTTTGGAAATCTCGAAAAACGGCAGGATAATGTTGGTTGATATTCAGGACTTGCATCCATTTGTTGGCTACCGGCGCGAGTTTCGAATAAATGCTTTCACGCAAATGTTGGATAACGGCTGGCAACGGATATTGGAAATACTTATATTCCCCCAACCCAAACCGGTAACGTTCCATCACAATGGTTTTACGGTAATGTACTGGCTCATTGTAAGATATAATCAGTTGATCACATTCATCCTTTGACAGGACCTGATCGATCAAGCCATATCCTTTATTGTGCAGATCTTCGGTAATGTGTTGCCAGTCTAACGTGTCAATTTCTTTCATCGGTCTGATTTTCTGTTTGTTGCCTCATTTTGATAAGACAAAAATATGGATCATCAGACTGATGAAAAACCTGATTCTTGCTAGCTTTTGACCACTAGTAAGCTATGAAAGCACCGTCTCATCTTTACGCTCGCCGATTTGCTGGCGCCACATGGCGTAGTACAAACCTTTTTCATCAAGCAAAGCATGATGGCTGCCGGTTTCGACAATGTTGCCTTTTTCCAAAACGTAAATCCTGTCTGCATGCATAATGGTCGACAACCGGTGTGCGATCATCACCGTAATGTGCTGACGCTGATCGGTAATGTTGCGGATGGTGTTTGAAATTTCTTCTTCCGTTAATGAATCCAGTGCAGAAGTAGCTTCATCAAATATGATCAGATGCGGCACGCGCAGCAGCGCACGGGCAATGGATAAACGCTGACGTTCACCACCCGAAAGTTTCAATCCGCCTTCGCCAATGACTGTGTCGATCCCATTTTCTGCCCGGGACAGCAAATTGTAACAAGCCGCTTTCAGCAGGACATCGTTAATCATTTCATCCGTCGCATCGGGATTGACAAAAAGCAGATTTTCTTTGATTGTTCCGGAGAAAAGCTGCGTATCCTGCGTTACAAAGCCTATTTTATTTCTTATTTCATCAAAATCAATGCTGTTACCATTGATGCCATTGTAATAAACAGCGCCGGTGATCGGATGATAAAGGCCTACAAGCAATTTTACCAATGTGGTTTTCCCGGAACCGGATGGCCCCACAAATGCGATCGTTTCACCTCTCTTAACATCAAAAGAAATGTCTTCCAGCGCTGGCCTGTTCGCAGATTGATGCTGAAAAAGGACATGGTCAAATCGCAGCTCTTCAATTTCCGTAATCACTTCCGGATTTGCCGGTTTGTGTTCCACAGGCCTTGCCAGTAACGTTTGCAGGTTGTTCAGCGACGCTTCGGCTTCGCGGTAGGAGAGGATCACATTACCCAGTTCCTGCAACGGCCCGAAAATGAAGAAGGAATAAAACTGCATCATCATCATCTGACCCACTGTAATCCGGTCTTTGAACACAAAAAACAGCAGTGCGAACATGATACATTGTTGAAGGAAATTCACGAACGTGCCTTGTATAAAGCTGATAGATCGAATGCTTTTGACCTTTCTGAGTTCCAGTTTGAGGATTTTGAATGTTGTTGTGTTCAGGCGGCTGATTTCCTGCTGGGTTAACCCGAGACTTTTTACGAGCTCAATGTTCCGCAGGGATTCGGTGGTTGAACCCGCCAGCGCGGTGGTTTCTTTAACGATGTTCTTTTGAATAACCTTAATTTTCCGGCTCAGAACACTCGTCAGAATAGCCAAAACCACAGACCCAACCAGATAAATAAGCGGCAGTGAGGGGCTGAGCTTAAATGCGACAATGACGACGAAAACGATCCCTACCAATGTAGCAAAGAGCACATTAACGAAACTGGTAATGAACTTTTCACAATCGGCCCTGACCTTTTGCAGCACCGAAAGCGTTTCCCCGCTGCGCTGATCTTCAAAATCCTGAAAAGGCAGCCGCAATGCATGGCGTAACCCATCCGTGTAAAGGCTCGCACCGAATTTCTGGATCACGACATTGACCACATAATCCTGAAATGCCTTGGCAATGCGTGAGACCATGGCCACGCCGATGATCATGAGCAATCCCATCAGGACGCCTTTGTAAAATGCATCGTCCAGGCCATTATCGCGGTAATATTGGGCTTTGTTGGCGTAAGGGTCGATCAGGTAATTGCCGAGAATGTAAGGGTTCAGGAGAGAAAATACCTGATTGATTGCGGCCAGTACAAGCGCCAGAAAAATAAGGGCTTTGTACCGGCTAAGGTATTGTATTAATAATTTCATGGTGAATAAGAGGCGAATCAGCGTTTGACTATAAATGCAAACCGAAAATTTGAGAATTTAATTCTCGTTAGACGCCAAAGGTTGCAGCATGAGCAACAAAAAAGACATCCGCAGGGATGTCTGAACTTTGGTAGCGGGGAGCAGGATCGAACTGCCGACCTTAGGGTTATGAATCCTACGCTCTAACCATCTGAGCTACCCCGCCGTGTTATTGTGGTGCAAAAGTATGTTAAATAAAATTAAACTCCAACCAGTTTTTCCAATTTTAAGGCTAAATTTCCGTTACGGTAAAAGAGCAAAAATTAACTTTGATGACATTTATTGTCGAATTATGCTATATTACAACTTTTAAAATCAGCATATAAGGCGGTACTGTTGTGGTTAACCCTTTTTAATTTTAGTTCGTATGGAAAAATATAAATTTGTTACTGAATTTGAATTGCGCTCCTCACCAAAAGTACTCTTTCCATATATATCGACGCCTTCGGGACTGGAACAATGGTTTGCCGAAAAAGTCACTGTACTGCCAGATCACCGCTTCGATTTCCAGTGGGACGGTGACAGCCACATTGCCAGACAAACGGGTTTAAGGATAAATAAGGCGGTGCGATTTGATTTTGAAAACACGAGTGATGACAACCTTGACAATAACCATGTGGAACTTAAACTTGAAGTAAGCGAGTTAACCCAGACGACATTCCTGCGCGTGACAGATTACTCTGCAAACCGCGATGAACGTGAGCTTGCTTCCTTATGGGATGGTTTCATTGATAATTTAAAAGATATAGTAGGAAGTTGATGAAAAAGCTTGATAAGCTTATTTTAATGTCCTTTTGGGGGCCATTTGTGATAACAATGTCCGTCGTGGTCTTCGTTTTTCTGATGCGGATCATGATTTTTTATATCGATGATTTCGTCTCGAAAGATCTCGGAATCACGGACTATGCGCAATTATTCTTCTTTTTTAGCCTCATAACGGTTCCTACTGCACTTCCGCTGGCGATGTTGCTTTCGTCGCTGATGGCATTTGGAAACCTCGGGGAATTTTTTGAGCTCACGGCTATTAAAAGCGCTGGGATATCGGTCGTGCGGGCTATGGCGCCGCTTTTTATCGTTGCCGTAGCAGTCAGTGTGTTTTCCTTTTATTTCAATGACCGGGTTTCTCCCTGGGCTAACTTAAAGGGTTACAGCCTTTTATATGACATTAAAACAACGAAGGCCACATTAAAGATTAAAGAAGGGATTTTCTATAACGATTTGCCGGGATTCAGCATTAAGGTGGATAAGAAGGAAGAGAATGGCAAGCTGAAAGGAATGGTGATCTACAAGCATAGCAACCGTTCCTATGAAGTGGGCAACACCGAGATCATCCTGGCTGATTCTGGCCGGATGTATTCAATTAATGATAATCGTTACCTGGTCATCGAGCTTTACAATGGCACGCGTTACACGGATGAGGTGAGTTCAGGCGGCGCAAGGCCTGCGTATATCTCTTCACCGATAGGCGGAAGCAGTGCTCCTAATTATTCCAATTTCAGCCGTAACTCATTCAAGCATTTCCGCTTAACCGAAAGCCTTTCATCCTTTGGTATGAAGAGGACCGATGAAGGACAATTCAAATACCATGAGTTCATGAAGAACATCAGTGACCTGACTTCGACGGCGGATTCACTGCGCAATTCCTACAACGAAACGCGGAAGAATCTGGTGGCCGGAAGTCAGCAATATTATTCTTACAATTATCGGGAAGGGACCGATAAAACATTGAAAAAGGGTCCCTGGATTGATTCTTTGCTGGTTAAGCCGGTTTCGGACAGTTTGAGAAAAGAGATCCTGATGAATACCAAGAGCGCTGCCAACAGCATGCTTAGTTATACCAAATCACAGAAGGATTATTTGCAGACAAAGTTGAAGGATGCAAACAAGTATGAATTGGAAAAACACCATAAATATACCAATGCATTGTCGTGCCTGATCATGTTCCTGATCGGTGCACCGCTGGGTGCGATCATTAAAAAAGGCGGCTTTGGGGTGCCTGTACTGGTGTCGATTATTTTCTTTATCCTGCTATATGTTCTCACAAACCAGGGTGATAAATGGGTGAAGGAAGGCTTACTCATTGTGCCCGTGGGAGCATGGATGGCCAATACAGTTTTGTTTTTGACCGGATTGTATTTCATCGACCGGGCCAGAAGCGACTCACGGTTATTTGAAAAAGACGTCTACATCATGCTGATTAAAAGAATAAAAGAAAAGTGGGCAAGTAGATTTGGAAAAACCCAGCTTATTCAATCATAGTAAAATTACATTTTTTAATTCGGGTCAAAAACCGTAATTTTGCGTCCTTATTTACGGCAGGGTGCTGTAAAAAGTTGAAAATAATTAATCTGTTGTTACAATTATGTATTTAACCGCGGAAAAGAAGGCTGAGATCTTCGAATCAAAAGGTTTTAAGAAAGAAGGCGGAGACACTGGATCTGCTGAATCACAAATTGCTTTATTTACGTATCGTATCAACTATTTGAACGAGCACTTAAAAACGCACAAGAAAGATAACGATACAAGACTTGGTCTACTCAAAATGGTAGGAAAGCGCCGTAGATTGTTGGATTATCTGTTCAAAAAAGATATTAACCGCTACCGTGCGATTATTGCCGAATTGAACATACGTAAGTAATTTGAAAATCAGGGAACTTCATCAAGATGAAAGTTCCCTGATTTTTTGCGGAATTAACAAACATTTGGAACGTCAGGATGGCGTTTCGCAGCTACAAAAAACATCTTTTTATGCTCTTTAATATAGTTACGAAGACTATACCCTTACCAGACGGCAGGGAAATCACCATTGAAACAGGAAAATTAGCAAAGCAAGCCGACGGTTCGGTTGTAGTTCGTTTGGGTAACACCATGTTACTTGCGACAGTTGTAGCTAATAAAGATATTAAAGAAGGTCTTGACTTCTTGCCATTATCGGTTGACTATCAAGAAAAATTTGCTTCTGCCGGGCGTATTCCA
Coding sequences:
- a CDS encoding Ada metal-binding domain-containing protein, giving the protein MIKHAELGPASMGTSRELKRLIDDQLVRYGGNARLKIYGTLQCASGKRMKVSNRVFFSSEQEAVAQGFRPCGHCLREAYLRWKANQEIIPKP
- a CDS encoding 2OG-Fe(II) oxygenase codes for the protein MKEIDTLDWQHITEDLHNKGYGLIDQVLSKDECDQLIISYNEPVHYRKTIVMERYRFGLGEYKYFQYPLPAVIQHLRESIYSKLAPVANKWMQVLNINQHYPAVFRDFQTQCHEKHQTKTTVLILKYGEGGHNTLHKDLYGDIFFPIQLVIFLSEPGTDYEGGEFVLTQQTPRAQSKAIVLKPKKGDILLFTTNFKPVKGTKGYYRVNMKHGVSEVQSGSRYTLGIIFHDALS
- a CDS encoding ABC transporter ATP-binding protein; translated protein: MKLLIQYLSRYKALIFLALVLAAINQVFSLLNPYILGNYLIDPYANKAQYYRDNGLDDAFYKGVLMGLLMIIGVAMVSRIAKAFQDYVVNVVIQKFGASLYTDGLRHALRLPFQDFEDQRSGETLSVLQKVRADCEKFITSFVNVLFATLVGIVFVVIVAFKLSPSLPLIYLVGSVVLAILTSVLSRKIKVIQKNIVKETTALAGSTTESLRNIELVKSLGLTQQEISRLNTTTFKILKLELRKVKSIRSISFIQGTFVNFLQQCIMFALLFFVFKDRITVGQMMMMQFYSFFIFGPLQELGNVILSYREAEASLNNLQTLLARPVEHKPANPEVITEIEELRFDHVLFQHQSANRPALEDISFDVKRGETIAFVGPSGSGKTTLVKLLVGLYHPITGAVYYNGINGNSIDFDEIRNKIGFVTQDTQLFSGTIKENLLFVNPDATDEMINDVLLKAACYNLLSRAENGIDTVIGEGGLKLSGGERQRLSIARALLRVPHLIIFDEATSALDSLTEEEISNTIRNITDQRQHITVMIAHRLSTIMHADRIYVLEKGNIVETGSHHALLDEKGLYYAMWRQQIGERKDETVLS
- a CDS encoding START-like domain-containing protein, whose protein sequence is MEKYKFVTEFELRSSPKVLFPYISTPSGLEQWFAEKVTVLPDHRFDFQWDGDSHIARQTGLRINKAVRFDFENTSDDNLDNNHVELKLEVSELTQTTFLRVTDYSANRDERELASLWDGFIDNLKDIVGS
- a CDS encoding LptF/LptG family permease; amino-acid sequence: MKKLDKLILMSFWGPFVITMSVVVFVFLMRIMIFYIDDFVSKDLGITDYAQLFFFFSLITVPTALPLAMLLSSLMAFGNLGEFFELTAIKSAGISVVRAMAPLFIVAVAVSVFSFYFNDRVSPWANLKGYSLLYDIKTTKATLKIKEGIFYNDLPGFSIKVDKKEENGKLKGMVIYKHSNRSYEVGNTEIILADSGRMYSINDNRYLVIELYNGTRYTDEVSSGGARPAYISSPIGGSSAPNYSNFSRNSFKHFRLTESLSSFGMKRTDEGQFKYHEFMKNISDLTSTADSLRNSYNETRKNLVAGSQQYYSYNYREGTDKTLKKGPWIDSLLVKPVSDSLRKEILMNTKSAANSMLSYTKSQKDYLQTKLKDANKYELEKHHKYTNALSCLIMFLIGAPLGAIIKKGGFGVPVLVSIIFFILLYVLTNQGDKWVKEGLLIVPVGAWMANTVLFLTGLYFIDRARSDSRLFEKDVYIMLIKRIKEKWASRFGKTQLIQS
- the rpsO gene encoding 30S ribosomal protein S15, with protein sequence MYLTAEKKAEIFESKGFKKEGGDTGSAESQIALFTYRINYLNEHLKTHKKDNDTRLGLLKMVGKRRRLLDYLFKKDINRYRAIIAELNIRK